A genomic segment from Gossypium hirsutum isolate 1008001.06 chromosome D04, Gossypium_hirsutum_v2.1, whole genome shotgun sequence encodes:
- the LOC107959740 gene encoding oxygen-evolving enhancer protein 2, chloroplastic has translation MASAACFLHHHALTTNGRSSSLPPSLRQVSNMKPNQQVVCKAQKQEDDGSLVSRRLALTVLIGAAAVGSKVSPADAAYGEAANVFGKPKTDTEFMPYNGDGFKLSIPSKWNPSKEVEFPGQVLRYEDNFDTTSNLSVMITPTDKKSITDYGSPEEFLSSVDYLLGKQAYFGKTDSEGGFDSGAVATANILESSSSTVGGKPYYFLSVLTRTADGDEGGKHQLITATVNNGKLYICKAQAGDKRWFKGARKFVESAASSFSVA, from the exons ATGGCTTCCGCCGCATGTTTCTTGCACCACCACGCACTCACCACCAATGGCAGATCATCATCATTACCGCCGTCGCTGCGCCAGGTTTCAAACATGAAGCCTAACCAGCAGGTGGTGTGCAAGGCTCAGAAGCAGGAAGATGATGGAAGCCTTGTGTCCCGTAGGTTGGCTCTCACTGTACTCATTGGTGCTGCCGCTGTTGGCTCTAAGGTTTCTCCTGCTGATGCTGCCTATGGTGAAGCTG CAAATGTATTTGGAAAGCCAAAAACAGACACAGAATTCATGCCATACAATGGGGATGGATTCAAGCTGTCGATACCATCGAAATGGAACCCAAGCAAAGAGGTGGAGTTCCCAGGTCAAGTGCTGAGGTATGAGGACAACTTCGACACCACCAGCAATTTGAGCGTCATGATCACTCCCACCGACAAGAAGTCCATCACCGACTACGGTTCCCCTGAGGAGTTCCTCTCTTCG GTGGATTATCTTCTTGGAAAACAAGCTTACTTTGGTAAAACCGATTCTGAG GGTGGTTTTGACTCCGGTGCGGTGGCGACCGCAAACATATTGGAGAGTTCAAGTTCAACAGTCGGCGGGAAGCCGTACTACTTCTTGTCAGTGTTGACAAGAACCGCCGACGGAGACGAAGGTGGGAAGCACCAGCTAATAACAGCCACCGTCAACAACGGCAAGCTTTACATTTGCAAGGCACAAGCTGGGGACAAGAGGTGGTTCAAGGGAGCTAGAAAGTTTGTGGAGAGTGCTGCTAGTTCCTTCAGTGTTGCTTAA
- the LOC107959741 gene encoding DExH-box ATP-dependent RNA helicase DExH6 — MGKKNPLAEIAVIRLNNVLEKFRESEDEVYTFESNLTNKERAVVHKACQKMGMKSKSKGRGSQRCVSVYKIKEKASSMTEKNPTNVSFSEGTKLVLQDLFTYYPPDDGELEEKVIGKYSGKSAKIRRKKDDIFSKPLMNAAEIAKKVKTLASKREKHPNMRQIDEERSKLPISGFRDAITSAVECHQIILISGETGCGKTTQVPQFLLDYMWGKGEACKILCTQPRRISATSVAERIANERGESVGENVGYKIRLESKGGRHSSIVFCTNGVLLRVLVANSRSKREDISDMTHIIMDEIHERDCFCDFMLAIIRDILPSYPHLRVVLMSATLDSERFSQYFGGCPIIRVPGFTYPVRSFYLEDVLSILKSTDDNHLISANASDQDEDPELTEEDKIALDEAINLAWSSDDFDPLLDLISVEGGSKVHNYQHSLTGLTPLMVFAGKGRVEEVCMLLSFGVDCSLISKDRKSALDWAEQENQQEAAEIIKNHIESSQKNIGGQHLLEKYIASGNPEIIDVVLIEQLLRKICIGSNEGAILVFLPGWEDINRMKEKLLANPFFKDSSRFIIIPLHSMVPSADQKKVFNRPPLGCRKIVLSTNVAESSVTIDDVVYVIDSGRMKEKNYDPYNNVSTLQSSWVSKANAKQREGRAGRCQPGICYHLYSKLRAASMLDFQVPEIKRMPIEELCLQVKLLDPACKVEDFLRKTLDPPVSETVHNALRVLQDIGAFTQDEELTELGEKLGYLPVHPLTCRMLFFAILMNCLDPALTLACASDFKDPFVLPMRPNEKQKAAAARHELASLYGGQSDQLALIAAFECWKNAKRKGLERRFCSQYFVSSSTMNLLFGMRKQLQGELIRHGFIPDDVSSCSLNANHPGILHAVLVAGLYPMVGRILPVKQGKRLIIEAANGSKVRLHTRSVNSKLVPKKPEDCPLIMYDEITRGDGGMFIRNCTVVGPFPLLFLATEIAVAPIKGIVYDEDEDDDGADGDGDDDDGSDDGDGDACNTDGDEKLAVSKSGGKEDKVMSSPDNSVMVVVDRWLSFRSTALDVAQIYCLRERLLAAILFKVMHPHEVLPPVLGASVYAIAWILSYDGLSGIPTPAESVDSLTSRVRSTDINKSMPVMKDTSPNPSRFLLSLLNRSPFSCSSFQKGVKGPAVGAVTNGVESMSYNQQAPVMSAGMSLYQAALQDPTSVASGSGASKSQGSGDDSCKRQRGKRSIS; from the exons ATGGGAAAGAAGAACCCCTTAGCTGAAATCGCCGTTATCCGATTAAACAACGTACTTGAGAAATTTCGTGAATCAGAAGATGaag TGTATACCTTTGAATCCAACCTTACTAACAAAGAACGCGCAGTGGTACACAAGGCATGCCAGAAAATGGGTATGAAATCCAAAAGTAAAGG GCGTGGGAGCCAGAGATGTGTCTCTGTCtataaaatcaaagagaaagcCAGCAGTATGACAGAGAAGAATCCAACTAACGTGTCATTTTCGGAGGGGACAAAATTGGTTTTGCAGGACTTATTTACATATTATCCACCAGATGATGGAGAGCTTGAAGAGAAGGTAATTGGAAAATATAGCGGAAAATCTGCTAAAATAcgaagaaagaaagatgatattttctCGAAGCCATTGATGAATGCTGCGGAGATTGCAAAGAAGGTTAAAACACTTGCATCTAAGAGAGAGAAGCATCCAAACATGAGACAG ATTGATGAAGAGAGGTCAAAGCTTCCAATTTCTGGGTTTAGGGATGCCATTACATCTGCAGTAGAATGTCACCAG ATTATCCTCATTTCTGGCGAGACTGGGTGTGGCAAGACAACACAG GTTCCACAATTTCTTTTGGACTATATGTGGGGGAAAGGTGAGGCCTGTAAAATACTGTGTACTCAGCCTCGGCGTATATCAGCTACATCAG TGGCTGAGAGAATTGCTAATGAAAGAGGGGAAAGTGTTGGAGAAAATGTTGGATACAAG ATTCGCTTGGAAAGTAAAGGCGGTCGACACTCATCAATCGTCTTCTGCACGAATGGGGTATTATTGAGAGTGCTGGTTGCAAACAGTAGATCAAAGAGAGAAGACATCTCTGACATGACTCACATTATTATG GATGAAATTCATGAAAGGGACTGCTTCTGTGATTTCATGTTGGCAATTATCAG GGATATACTTCCTTCGTACCCTCATCTACGGGTG GTACTGATGAGTGCTACTCTTGATTCTGAACGGTTTTCACAATATTTTGGTGGTTGCCCAATTATCCGTGTTCCTGGGTTTACATATCCT GTAAGAAGTTTCTATTTGGAGGATGTGCTTTCTATCCTGAAATCCACAGACGATAATCATCTTATTTCAGCTAATGCAAGTGACCAGGATGAAGACCCAGAATTAACTGAAGAAGATAAGATCGCATTAGATGAAGCTATTAATTTGGCTTGGTCAAGTGATGACTTTGATCCACTTTTAGATTTGATTTCTGTTGAAGGAGGGTCAAAGGTTCATAATTACCAGCATTCTTTGACTGGACTAACGCCACTAATGGTGTTTGCTGGAAAGGGTAGAGTGGAGGAAGTTTGCATGCTCCTCTCGTTTGGTGTAGACTGCAGTCTAATCTCCAAGGACAGGAAGAGTGCTTTGGATTGGGCTGAGCAGGAAAACCAGCAGGAAGCTgctgaaataattaaaaatcatattgAAAGTTCCCAAAAAAATATTGGGGGACAGCACTTACTCGAAAAGTATATAGCATCAGGTAATCCAGAAATCATTGATGTTGTTCTTATTGAACAATTACTAAGAAAGATATGTATTGGTTCAAATGAAGGAGCCATCCTTGTTTTCCTTCCTGGGTGGGAGGATATAAATAGAATGAAAGAGAAATTGCTCGCCAACCCCTTTTTTAAAGATTCTTCCAGATTTATTATAATACCTCTGCATTCAATGGTTCCATCTGCTGATCAAAAGAAGGTCTTTAATCGTCCACCTTTGGGCTGCCGCAAAATCGTTCTTTCAACCAATGTTGCCGAAAGTTCCGTTACAATCGATGATGTTGTCTATGTTATAGATAGTGGTAGAATGAAAGAGAAAAACTATGATCCATATAATAATGTATCAACCCTTCAGTCTTCATGGGTCTCCAAAGCAAATGCTAAGCAGAGAGAGGGGCGAGCTGGTCGATGTCAACCTGGAATTTGTTATCATCTTTATTCAAAACTTCGAGCAGCTTCTATGCTTGACTTTCAAGTTCCAGAAATTAAGAGAATGCCAATTGAAGAGCTCTGTTTACAG GTGAAATTGCTTGACCCAGCTTGCAAAGTAGAGGATTTCTTGCGAAAGACATTGGACCCTCCTGTTTCTGAAACTGTACATAATGCACTTAGAGTCCTTCAAGATATTGGGGCTTTCACGCAAGATGAGGAACTGACAGAACTTGGAGAGAAGCTTGGTTATCTTCCTGTTCATCCATTGACATGCAGGATGCTTTTCTTTGCCATATTGATGAATTGCCTTGATCCGGCATTGACACTAGCATGTGCATCAGACTTCAAGGATCCATTTGTCCTTCCCATGCGACCAAATGAAAAGCAGAAGGCTGCCGCTGCCAGGCATGAGCTTGCGTCTCTGTATGGTGGGCAAAGTGATCAGCTGGCACTCATAGCTGCGTTTGAGTGCTGGAAGAATGCTAAAAGAAAGGGTCTAGAGCGACGTTTTTGTTCACAATACTTTGTCTCATCAAGCACCATGAACTTGCTGTTTGGCATGCGTAAGCAGCTCCAGGGTGAACTAATACGGCATGGGTTTATTCCAGATGATGTCTCAAGTTGTAGTCTAAATGCAAATCACCCTGGAATACTCCATGCAGTCCTTGTGGCTGGTTTGTATCCAATGGTGGGGAGGATACTCCCTGTAAAACAGGGTAAACGATTAATTATAGAGGCTGCCAATGGCAGTAAAGTTCGGTTACACACTCGCTCTGTTAATTCAAAGTTAGTACCCAAGAAACCCGAAGATTGCCccttgattatgtatgatgaaataACACGTGGGGATGGGGGTATGTTCATAAGGAACTGTACTGTTGTTGGGCCATTTCCATTGTTATTTCTTGCAACAGAGATTGCAGTGGCTCCTATAAAAGGCATTGTttatgatgaagatgaagatgatgatggggctgatggtgatggtgatgatgatgatggaagtgatgatggtgatggtgatgcaTGCAACACTGATGGAGATGAAAAGTTGGCTGTTAGTAAGTCAGGTGGAAAAGAAGATAAGGTCATGTCCTCTCCCGATAATTCTGTTATGGTGGTTGTTGATCGCTGGCTATCATTCAGATCAACAGCCCTTGATGTTGCTCAAATTTACTGCTTGAGAGAACGATTATTGGCAGCAATCTTGTTCAAG GTAATGCATCCACACGAAGTTCTTCCTCCTGTTCTCGGGGCGTCTGTATATGCAATAGCTTGGATTCTATCTTATGATGGGTTATCAGGCATCCCAACGCCAGCAGAATCTGTAGATTCACTGACTTCGAGGGTGCGTTCTACTGATATCAACAAATCTATGCCAGTGATGAAAGATACAAGTCCCAATCCAAGTAGGTTCCTTTTGTCACTTTTGAACCGAAGCCCATTCAGCTGTTCAAGTTTCCAGAAAGGTGTTAAGGGCCCTGCAGTAGGGGCTGTAACAAATGGAGTTGAGTCCATGAGTTACAACCAACAGGCACCTGTAATGTCAGCTGGAATGAGCTTATATCAAGCTGCGTTGCAGGACCCTACGTCAGTTGCTTCCGGTTCAGGTGCGTCTAAATCACAGGGTTCTGGAGACGATTCTTGCAAGCGACAACGCGGGAAGAGGTCTATATCTTGA